One window of Microtus pennsylvanicus isolate mMicPen1 chromosome X, mMicPen1.hap1, whole genome shotgun sequence genomic DNA carries:
- the LOC142840742 gene encoding DDIT3 upstream open reading frame protein-like encodes MLKMNGWPRHSQNKSLNMRRECSRRKCIFIHHHT; translated from the coding sequence ATGTTGAAGATGAATGGATGGCCGCGACACAGCCAAAATAAAAGCCTGAACATGAGGAGAGAGTGTTCCAGAAGGAAGTGTATCTTCATACATCATCATACCTGA